One segment of Meriones unguiculatus strain TT.TT164.6M chromosome 3, Bangor_MerUng_6.1, whole genome shotgun sequence DNA contains the following:
- the Pla2g5 gene encoding phospholipase A2 group V — protein MKGLLVLAWFLACSVPAVPGGLIELKSMIEKVTGKNAIKSYGFYGCYCGWGGGGTPKDGTDWCCLMHDRCYGQLEEKGCNIRTQPYDYRVTLGLVICEHGSFCPVRLCACDRQLVYCLRKNLWSYNPQYQYFLNFFC, from the exons ATGAAGGGCCTCCTCGTGCTAGCTTGGTTCCTGGCTTGCA GTGTGCCTGCAGTGCCAGGGGGCTTGATAGAACTGAAGTCCATGATTGAGAAGGTGACTGGGAAGAATGCCATAAAGAGCTATGGCTTCTATGGCTGCTACTGTGGCTGGGGCGGCGGAGGGACCCCCAAGGATGGCACTGATTG GTGCTGTTTGATGCATGACCGTTGCTATGGGCAACTGGAAGAGAAAGGCTGTAACATCCGGACCCAGCCCTATGACTACAGAGTCACACTGGGCCTAGTCATCTGCG AACACGGGTCCTTCTGTCCAGTGAGGCTATGCGCCTGTGACCGGCAGCTGGTCTACTGCCTACGGAAAAACCTCTGGAGCTACAACCCTCAGTACCAGTATTTCCTCAACTTCTTCTGCTAA